The nucleotide sequence TATCTGCCGCAGGAGCCCGACTTCACCGGCTGCGCCACCGTGCACGACTATGTCGCCGGCGGCCTGCCGGCCGGCGAGCAGGACGAGGCGCACCGGGTCGACGCCGTGCTCGACCGGCTGCAGGTGGCGGGCGACCGCGACCCGCGCACGCTGTCGGGCGGCGAATCGCGCCGCACCGCGCTGGCCCGCACGCTGGTCGGCAACCCCGACGTGATGCTGCTGGACGAGCCGACCAACCATCTCGACCTGCCGACCATCGAGTGGCTGGAGGAGGAGCTTCTGGCCTATCGCGGCGGGCTGCTGCTGATCAGCCACGACCGCGCCTTCCTCAACCGGCTGGCGCGGCGCACCCTGTGGCTCGACCGCGGCACGGTGCGGGCGACCGACCGCGGCTTCTCGGAATTCGAGGTCTGGCAGGCCGAGGTGTTCGAGGCGGAGGAGATCGCCGCCCAGAAGCTGGACCGCAAGATCGATTCGGAGATGAAGTGGCTGCGCGAGGGCATCTCGGCCCGGCGCACCCGCAACATGGGCCGCGTGCGCGCCCTGCTCGACCTGCGCACGGAGCGGTCGGAGCGCATCAAGGGCGGCCAGCAGGCCAAGCTCGCCATCGCCGAGGCCGAGCGCGGCGGCCGGCTGGTGATCGAGGCGGAGGGCATCTCCAAGGGCTTCGACACGGCGGCGGGGCGCAAGACCATCGTCAGGGGCTTCTCCACCCGCATCCTGCGCGGCGACCGCGTCGGGCTGATCGGCCCCAACGGCGCCGGCAAGTCCACCCTGCTGAAGATGCTGACCGGCCAGCTCGCCCCCGACGAGGGGACGGTGCGGCTCGGCACCAACCTGGAGACCGCCTATTTCGACCAGCGCCGCGAGGGGCTGGATCCGGAGGACACCATCCGCCGCGTGCTCTGCCCGTTCGGCGGCGACGCGGTGGTGGTCAACGGCCAGTCGCGCCACGTCGCCGGCTACATCCGCGACTTCCTGTTCGACACCCGGCAGCTCGACAGCCCGGTGAAGGCGCTGTCGGGCGGCGAGCGCAACCGGCTGCTGCTGGCCCGGCTGTTCGCCAAGCCCAGCAACATGATGATCCTGGACGAGCCG is from Azospirillum thermophilum and encodes:
- a CDS encoding ATP-binding cassette domain-containing protein, translated to MAPPAPITALQGVSVTFGGRPLFEGIDLSIGRGDKACLVGRNGSGKSTLMKVLAGMVHPDAGTVFTQPGARIAYLPQEPDFTGCATVHDYVAGGLPAGEQDEAHRVDAVLDRLQVAGDRDPRTLSGGESRRTALARTLVGNPDVMLLDEPTNHLDLPTIEWLEEELLAYRGGLLLISHDRAFLNRLARRTLWLDRGTVRATDRGFSEFEVWQAEVFEAEEIAAQKLDRKIDSEMKWLREGISARRTRNMGRVRALLDLRTERSERIKGGQQAKLAIAEAERGGRLVIEAEGISKGFDTAAGRKTIVRGFSTRILRGDRVGLIGPNGAGKSTLLKMLTGQLAPDEGTVRLGTNLETAYFDQRREGLDPEDTIRRVLCPFGGDAVVVNGQSRHVAGYIRDFLFDTRQLDSPVKALSGGERNRLLLARLFAKPSNMMILDEPTNDLDMDTLDLLEEVLGDYQGTLLLVSHDRDFLDRLVTSTIALEGDGTATEYAGGYSDYLVQRPERKAAAPAAAAKPKPAAAVAPAKPRGKLSYKDQRELDELPARLDRLAAEVAKLEAALADPDLFARDAARFQKTSDQLQAKQAELSVAEERWLELEALREELEGGRP